GCCGAGGTGTTCGATATCTGGTTCGTCGCCGCCTATCTCTGCGCCACCGGCGTCGTCTATCTCGCGGCGACCGGCATCGCGATGCTGCGGCGCCAGACGGTCGAGGTGGCGGCGGTCGAGGCGCAATGCGCCGTGATCGGCAACGTGGGCTTCCTCGGCATCCCCATGCTGACCCTCCTGATGGGCGAGGATGCGATCGTCTCGATCATGCTCGTCCTCGCGGTCGATCTCATCGTCTTCGGCTCGCTCATCGTGATCCTCGTCACCGGCTCGCGCGACGGGCGGATGAATGTCCGCGTGCTCGGCACGGTGGGCATGGGGCTTCTGAAGAACCCGATGATCGTCTCGATCGTGCTCGGGCTGCTCTGGTCGGGCCTCGCGCTGCCGATCCCGCAGGTGATGAACGATTTCCTCTCGCTCCTGGGCGGGGCGGCGACGCCGGGCGCGCTCTTCGCCATCGGCGCCTCGCTCGCGTCGAAATCCGCCGAGCGTCCGGTCATCGCGGGCTATCTCTCGGCCTGCAAGCTCGTGCTGCATCCCGCCGCCGTGGCGGTCGCGGCGCTGCTCGTCTTCCCGGTGGCCCCCTACCCGGCCGCCGTCATGATCGCCGCCGCGGCGCTGCCGGTCGCGGGCAACGTCTATATCCTCGCCCAGCACTACGGCGTCGCGCCCCAGCGCGTCTCGGCCTCGATCCTCATCTCCACCACTCTCGCCGTCGTCACCGTGTCGCTGGTGATCGGCTGGGTTTCGGCGCTTTACTGATTTCCGGCTTTCGACCGGGGCGCGAAATGCGCTAAGCCTGTGGGCGACCTGACAAGGAGTTGAGGTGAGCCATGGAAACGAAATCGGAAAACGCCTGTTTCGGCGGGGTGCAGGGCGTCTACACCCACGCCTCCAAGTCCACGAATTGCGACATGACCTTCGGCCTCTTCCTGCCCGCCGAGGCGCGCGACGGCCCGGTGCCGCTTCTTTGGTATCTCTCGGGCCTCACCTGCACGCATGAAAACGCCATGACCAAGGCCGGCGCCCAGGGCTGGGCCGCCGAGCAGGGCATCGCGCTCGTATTCCCCGACACCTCGCCGCGCGGCGAGGACGTGGCCGACGACGAGGCGTTCGACATGGGCCAGGGCGCGGGTTTCTATGTCAACGCGACGCAGGACCCATGGGCCAGCCATTTCAGGATGTGGGACTACGTGGCCGAGGAACTGCCCGCGCTGCTGGGCGACAATTTCGCCGTCGATCTCGACCGGCAGTCGATCACCGGCCACTCGATGGGCGGCCACGGCGCGCTGACCCTCGCGATGGGGCTCAAGGGGCGCTTCCGCTCGGTCTCGGCCTTCTCGCCCATCTGTCACCCGACCGAGAGCGACTGGGGCCGGAAGCAGCTTGGCGGCTACCTGGGCGACGACACCTCGAAATGGGCCGCGCATGACGCCACGCTCCTGATGCGCGAATCGGGGTTCGACGGCCCGGTCCTCACCGACACCGGCACCGAGGATCAGTTCTCGGACCTGCTCAACACGGCCGATCTCTTCGCCGCCGTGGCCGAGCGCCGGCAACAGGCCACGTTGCGCCTGCAACCGGGCTATGACCACAGCTATTTCTTCGTCTCGACCTTCATGGAGGACCACGTGAGCTTCCACGCCGAAGCGCTCTACGGCTGAAGCCGGACCCAAGCCCCGAGACCGCGCCGCACCATGTCGAACAGCACGCATTACGATCTTGTCATCATCGGCTCCGGCCCCTCGGGCCGGGCCGCCGCGATCCAGGCGGGCAAGCTCAAGCGGCGCGTGCTCGTGGTGGACCGCAAGGACCGCCTGGGCGGCGTATCCGTGCACACCGGCACGATCCCCTCCAAGACCCTGCGCGAGACCGTGCTCAACCTATCGGGCTGGCGCGAGCGCAGCTTCTACGGCCGCTCCTACCGGGTGAAGGACGACATCGACGCCGCCGACCTCCAGGCGCGGCTTCACAAGACGCTCGACTAC
This window of the Roseovarius sp. SCSIO 43702 genome carries:
- a CDS encoding AEC family transporter: MLAVFLQTIPFFLIIGLGYGAGRTGFFPEPATAWLTKFVFYFALSAMLFRFSANLSIAEVFDIWFVAAYLCATGVVYLAATGIAMLRRQTVEVAAVEAQCAVIGNVGFLGIPMLTLLMGEDAIVSIMLVLAVDLIVFGSLIVILVTGSRDGRMNVRVLGTVGMGLLKNPMIVSIVLGLLWSGLALPIPQVMNDFLSLLGGAATPGALFAIGASLASKSAERPVIAGYLSACKLVLHPAAVAVAALLVFPVAPYPAAVMIAAAALPVAGNVYILAQHYGVAPQRVSASILISTTLAVVTVSLVIGWVSALY
- the fghA gene encoding S-formylglutathione hydrolase — translated: METKSENACFGGVQGVYTHASKSTNCDMTFGLFLPAEARDGPVPLLWYLSGLTCTHENAMTKAGAQGWAAEQGIALVFPDTSPRGEDVADDEAFDMGQGAGFYVNATQDPWASHFRMWDYVAEELPALLGDNFAVDLDRQSITGHSMGGHGALTLAMGLKGRFRSVSAFSPICHPTESDWGRKQLGGYLGDDTSKWAAHDATLLMRESGFDGPVLTDTGTEDQFSDLLNTADLFAAVAERRQQATLRLQPGYDHSYFFVSTFMEDHVSFHAEALYG